One segment of Candidatus Poribacteria bacterium DNA contains the following:
- a CDS encoding STAS domain-containing protein, with the protein MQINIQTKNFTFLEIQGKVIGQDAIVLKTMLEEHIKTLETQDGTPTLIFNMAKVQSMDSAGLGVLITTSTQIRQNGGRTLLLNVNRGIKRMMIRTNLTSLFDFPKNLAEAITSAL; encoded by the coding sequence ATGCAAATTAACATCCAAACCAAAAACTTCACATTTTTAGAGATTCAGGGAAAAGTCATCGGGCAAGATGCGATCGTGCTAAAAACGATGCTCGAAGAACATATCAAAACACTTGAAACGCAGGACGGAACGCCTACCCTAATTTTTAATATGGCGAAGGTCCAGTCGATGGATAGTGCAGGCTTAGGCGTGCTTATCACTACCAGCACCCAGATCCGTCAGAACGGCGGACGGACACTTCTCCTTAACGTCAATAGAGGTATCAAACGGATGATGATCCGGACAAATCTGACATCGCTCTTCGATTTCCCCAAGAACCTCGCGGAAGCGATAACCAGTGCCTTGTAA